In the genome of Pseudomonas sp. HS6, one region contains:
- a CDS encoding LLM class flavin-dependent oxidoreductase, with product MPREIRLNAFDMNCVGHQSPGLWAHPRDRSWQYKDLEYWTDLAKILERGKFDGLFIADVLGIYDVYNGNGEAAIRQAAQVPVNDPLQLIPPMALVTEHLGFGLTASLSFEHPYPFARRLSTLDHLTKGRAGWNIVTSYLESGAKNIGQQAQTEHDARYDFAEEYLEVCYKLWEGSWEEGAILRDRERRIFSDPSKIHEIRHHGKHFQVPGIHLCEPSPQRTPVLYQAGASSRGKQFAAEHAECVFVAAPSKVLLKKTVADIRRRAAEAGRDPSKILIFNLQTVILGETDAKAKAKFEEYKSWVSYEGAMALISGWTGIDFSRFKPDEPLKHVHTNAIQSAVEAFSTADPNKVWTPNELADWVGIGGFGPLFVGSPETVADLLQEWVDETDVDGFNLAYALTHETFIDAVELLVPELQKRGVYKTEYAPGTLREKLFGEGPRLPEIHPGSGYRNLGELYRQEKKVASV from the coding sequence ATGCCCCGCGAAATCCGTCTCAACGCCTTCGACATGAACTGCGTCGGCCATCAGTCACCGGGCCTGTGGGCGCACCCTCGAGACCGCTCCTGGCAATACAAGGATCTGGAGTACTGGACCGATCTGGCGAAAATCCTTGAGCGCGGCAAGTTCGACGGCTTGTTCATCGCCGACGTGCTGGGGATCTACGACGTGTACAACGGCAACGGCGAAGCAGCGATCCGGCAGGCGGCGCAGGTGCCGGTCAACGATCCGTTGCAGTTGATCCCGCCGATGGCGCTGGTGACCGAGCACCTGGGTTTCGGACTGACTGCTTCGTTGTCCTTCGAACATCCGTATCCATTCGCCCGACGCCTGTCGACCCTCGATCATCTGACCAAGGGCCGTGCCGGCTGGAACATCGTCACCTCCTATCTGGAGAGCGGCGCGAAGAATATCGGTCAGCAAGCCCAGACCGAACACGACGCGCGCTACGACTTCGCCGAGGAATACCTGGAGGTCTGCTACAAACTGTGGGAAGGCAGTTGGGAAGAGGGCGCGATTCTGCGGGATCGCGAGCGGCGGATTTTCAGTGACCCGAGCAAGATCCACGAGATTCGCCACCACGGTAAACACTTCCAGGTGCCGGGAATTCACCTCTGCGAACCGTCGCCGCAGCGCACACCGGTCCTTTATCAGGCCGGCGCGTCCAGCCGGGGCAAGCAGTTTGCCGCCGAGCATGCCGAGTGCGTGTTTGTCGCGGCACCGTCGAAAGTGCTGCTGAAGAAAACCGTGGCGGACATCCGTCGTCGTGCCGCCGAGGCCGGGCGCGATCCTTCGAAGATTTTGATCTTCAATCTGCAAACCGTGATCCTCGGCGAGACCGACGCCAAGGCCAAAGCCAAGTTCGAAGAGTACAAATCCTGGGTCAGCTACGAGGGCGCGATGGCTCTGATTTCGGGTTGGACCGGCATCGATTTCAGCCGCTTCAAACCGGACGAACCACTCAAGCACGTACACACCAACGCCATTCAATCGGCGGTTGAGGCGTTTTCCACGGCGGACCCGAACAAGGTCTGGACCCCCAACGAACTGGCCGACTGGGTCGGCATCGGCGGCTTCGGCCCTTTGTTCGTCGGCAGCCCGGAAACCGTCGCCGACCTGTTGCAGGAATGGGTCGATGAAACCGACGTCGACGGCTTCAACCTGGCCTACGCACTGACCCACGAAACCTTCATCGACGCCGTGGAGTTGCTGGTGCCGGAGTTGCAGAAGCGCGGCGTCTACAAAACCGAATACGCGCCGGGGACGTTGCGCGAGAAGCTGTTTGGCGAAGGGCCGAGGTTGCCGGAGATTCACCCGGGCAGTGGTTATCGAAACCTGGGCGAGCTGTATCGGCAGGAGAAAAAGGTCGCGTCTGTCTAG
- a CDS encoding ABC transporter substrate-binding protein: MKRFAACLLSLLALTANAADLQLLTDNHPPLHFLQGDQLVGFGVDVVQALATQTGDRIHLQQVPLLRALRMASDTPDTGVFTVLRTDARDDRYQWVGPLIEVETALYAHDNFHPPVRSLREADHLGRITVPRKWLVYSYLQEQDLTNLYGVETPEQMMRLFSLGRTDFVVSDTLSNASLAREQGMEPGRLQYQMPLMKQDTYIAFSRKTDPKQVARWQQALDTLRADGRLEKMRQRWLSNTLPR; this comes from the coding sequence ATGAAACGTTTTGCCGCCTGCCTGCTGTCTCTTCTGGCCCTGACGGCCAATGCGGCAGATCTGCAACTGCTCACCGACAACCATCCTCCGCTGCATTTCCTTCAGGGCGATCAACTGGTGGGCTTCGGCGTGGATGTGGTGCAGGCCTTGGCCACGCAGACCGGTGATCGCATTCACTTACAACAAGTGCCGCTGCTGCGCGCCCTGCGCATGGCCAGCGATACCCCGGACACCGGCGTATTCACCGTCCTGCGCACCGACGCACGCGACGACCGCTACCAATGGGTCGGGCCGCTGATCGAAGTCGAAACCGCGTTGTATGCCCACGACAATTTCCATCCACCGGTACGCAGCCTGCGTGAAGCGGATCACCTGGGTCGGATCACCGTGCCGCGCAAATGGCTGGTCTACAGCTATTTGCAGGAACAGGACCTGACCAACCTTTACGGCGTGGAAACCCCGGAACAGATGATGCGTCTGTTCAGTCTCGGGCGGACCGACTTTGTGGTCTCCGACACCCTGTCCAACGCTTCCCTCGCCCGCGAGCAAGGCATGGAGCCAGGCCGCTTGCAGTACCAGATGCCGTTGATGAAGCAGGACACCTACATCGCGTTCTCCCGCAAGACTGATCCGAAGCAAGTCGCACGTTGGCAACAGGCTCTGGATACGCTGCGCGCCGACGGTCGCCTGGAGAAAATGCGCCAGCGCTGGCTCAGCAATACCCTGCCGCGCTGA
- a CDS encoding K+/H+ antiporter subunit F, giving the protein MSPLLSNAILLTLFLFSLAMVLTLIRLFKGPSAQDRVLALDYLYIVAMLMMLTLGIRYSSDTYFEAALLIALFGFVGSFALAKFLLRGEVIE; this is encoded by the coding sequence ATGAGCCCGCTGCTGTCGAATGCGATTCTGCTGACGCTGTTCCTGTTCTCGCTGGCGATGGTGCTGACGCTGATTCGCCTGTTCAAAGGGCCGTCGGCACAGGACCGGGTACTGGCGCTGGACTACCTGTACATCGTCGCCATGCTGATGATGCTGACCCTGGGGATTCGCTATTCCAGTGATACCTACTTCGAAGCGGCGCTGCTGATCGCGTTGTTCGGCTTCGTCGGCTCGTTTGCCCTGGCGAAATTCCTGCTGCGTGGCGAGGTGATCGAATGA
- a CDS encoding monovalent cation/H+ antiporter subunit D, which produces MTAMTHLIAAPILLPLLTAAIMLMLGEKHRPLKAKINLFSSLLGLGISVLLLQWTQTTGVPGSIGVYLPGNWQVPFGIVLVVDRLSALMLVLTGIIGVSALLFAMARWDGAGSSFHALFQIQLMGLYGAFLTADLFNLFVFFEVLLAASYGLLLHGSGRARVSSGLHYISINLLASSLFLIGAALIYGVTGTLNMADLAMKIPLVPDADRGLLHAGAAILAVAFLAKAGMWPLNFWLVPAYSSASAPVAAMFAIMTKVGVYTLLRLWTLLFSGQAGASAYFGGDWLIYGGMATMLCAGVAIIAAQRLERMASLSILVSAGILLSAVGFAQPNLIGAALFYLVSSTLALSALFLLAELIERSRTAIEVPLEDENELLPRAQAAQQPVKGINLDDDQQAVVGQVIPWTMAFLGLSFIACALLIIGMPPLSGFIGKLSLIGALLNPLGLGTGEPISTAAWALLALLILTGLGSLMAFSRLGIQRFWSPEERPSPVLRKLECVPIFLLLGLSIALTFKAEPLLRYTQDAADALNNPQQYVMAVLGTRAVPSPEAKAALLEVQP; this is translated from the coding sequence ATGACAGCGATGACTCATCTGATCGCTGCACCGATTCTGCTGCCGCTGCTGACCGCCGCCATCATGCTGATGCTCGGCGAGAAACACCGGCCGCTGAAAGCGAAGATCAACCTGTTCTCCAGTCTGCTGGGCCTGGGTATTTCCGTGCTGTTGCTGCAATGGACCCAGACCACCGGCGTGCCCGGCTCCATCGGCGTCTACCTGCCGGGCAACTGGCAGGTGCCATTCGGCATCGTGCTGGTGGTCGATCGGCTGTCGGCGTTGATGTTGGTGCTGACCGGAATCATCGGCGTCAGTGCCTTGCTGTTCGCCATGGCTCGCTGGGACGGCGCCGGGTCAAGCTTCCACGCGCTGTTCCAGATTCAGTTGATGGGCCTGTACGGCGCGTTCCTGACGGCGGACCTGTTCAACCTCTTTGTGTTCTTCGAAGTGCTGCTCGCCGCGTCTTACGGTTTGCTGCTTCACGGCTCGGGCCGGGCACGGGTGTCGTCGGGGCTGCATTACATCTCGATCAACCTGCTGGCCTCGTCGCTGTTCCTGATTGGCGCGGCGCTGATCTACGGCGTCACCGGCACGCTGAACATGGCCGACCTCGCCATGAAGATTCCGCTGGTGCCGGACGCCGACCGTGGCCTGCTGCATGCCGGCGCGGCGATTCTGGCGGTGGCATTCCTGGCCAAGGCCGGGATGTGGCCGCTGAATTTCTGGCTGGTGCCAGCCTATTCCTCGGCCAGCGCGCCGGTGGCGGCGATGTTCGCGATCATGACCAAGGTCGGCGTCTACACCTTGCTGCGCCTATGGACGCTGCTGTTCTCCGGGCAGGCCGGCGCCTCGGCCTATTTCGGCGGCGACTGGCTGATCTACGGCGGTATGGCGACCATGCTCTGCGCGGGCGTGGCGATCATCGCTGCACAACGCCTGGAGCGCATGGCCAGCCTGAGCATTCTGGTGTCGGCGGGGATTCTCCTGTCGGCCGTGGGTTTCGCCCAGCCGAACCTGATCGGTGCGGCGCTGTTTTATCTGGTCAGCTCGACCCTCGCACTGAGTGCGCTGTTCCTGCTGGCGGAACTGATCGAACGTTCGCGCACCGCCATCGAAGTGCCGCTGGAAGACGAAAACGAGTTGCTGCCGCGTGCGCAAGCCGCACAGCAACCGGTCAAAGGCATCAACCTCGACGACGATCAGCAAGCCGTCGTCGGCCAGGTGATTCCGTGGACCATGGCCTTCCTTGGCTTGAGCTTCATTGCCTGTGCGCTTTTGATCATCGGCATGCCGCCGCTGTCGGGGTTCATTGGCAAGCTGAGCCTGATCGGCGCCCTGCTCAACCCGTTGGGGCTCGGCACTGGCGAACCGATCTCGACTGCTGCCTGGGCGTTACTGGCACTGTTGATCCTGACCGGGCTCGGCTCGCTGATGGCGTTCTCGCGACTGGGCATCCAGCGCTTCTGGTCGCCGGAAGAACGCCCGTCGCCGGTGCTGCGCAAACTCGAATGCGTGCCGATTTTCCTGCTGCTCGGTCTGAGTATCGCTCTGACCTTCAAGGCCGAGCCGTTGCTGCGTTACACCCAGGACGCCGCAGACGCCCTGAACAACCCGCAGCAATACGTAATGGCGGTGCTCGGCACTCGCGCAGTACCAAGCCCGGAAGCCAAGGCTGCGCTGCTGGAGGTGCAACCATGA
- a CDS encoding FAD/NAD(P)-binding protein translates to MTQTDTADILIVGGGLSGTMLAVQLLHLPGRRRILVIEPRAELGRGEAYSAVELGHTLNGNAARMSVDPDNADDLNQWLTDHIAGGGWPESDQQHVPVSELFPPRGLFGVYVQQRLAEAKQVGAQYGSTVEHVRAEVVDVQAFSDSVQLTLSDGQQLRGAFAVLATGMFPAARTPQKESSGLNAAALDPWDVAAMRQLDPQSTVLIIGSGLTMVDAVVSLEQAGHRGPIEVFSRHGLLPHVRRQPPAWVDFLAEDHSLRTPLQLLRELRRHCRDAIAQGIDWQAPLDTVRAHIGRLWSQASDVQRRQFVRHVRPWWESHHHRSPPLSAELVERLHREGRLRIHAASYKGLEPVSGSGVGIRVRRRGENQTRVVQGAALINSSGIEYDWRRVDRPLPQQLLARGLVQPGPLALGIAAAVDGAVLDAQGKVSQRLFAMGPPLRGMWWESTAVTDVASQAKALAARLVAQ, encoded by the coding sequence ATGACTCAAACCGATACGGCCGACATCCTGATTGTCGGCGGCGGCCTTAGTGGCACGATGCTGGCGGTGCAATTGCTGCATTTGCCGGGACGGCGACGGATTCTGGTGATCGAGCCCCGGGCCGAGCTGGGCCGGGGCGAAGCGTACAGCGCGGTTGAACTGGGCCACACGCTTAACGGCAATGCGGCGCGGATGAGCGTCGATCCGGACAATGCCGATGACCTGAACCAATGGTTGACCGATCACATTGCCGGTGGCGGTTGGCCGGAGTCGGATCAGCAGCATGTGCCGGTCAGCGAGCTGTTTCCGCCACGGGGGCTGTTCGGTGTCTATGTGCAGCAGCGTCTGGCTGAAGCGAAGCAGGTGGGCGCGCAATACGGTTCGACGGTCGAGCATGTGCGCGCCGAAGTGGTCGATGTTCAGGCTTTCAGCGATTCCGTGCAGCTCACCTTGAGTGACGGCCAGCAACTGCGGGGCGCTTTTGCAGTGCTGGCGACCGGGATGTTCCCGGCGGCCCGAACCCCGCAAAAAGAATCCAGCGGCCTCAACGCGGCGGCACTCGATCCGTGGGATGTCGCGGCCATGCGTCAGCTCGATCCGCAATCCACGGTGCTGATCATCGGCTCCGGCCTGACCATGGTCGACGCCGTGGTCTCGCTGGAGCAAGCCGGGCATCGCGGGCCAATCGAAGTGTTTTCCCGGCACGGACTGTTGCCCCATGTGCGCCGACAGCCGCCGGCGTGGGTGGATTTCCTCGCCGAGGATCACAGCCTCCGCACACCACTGCAGTTACTGCGCGAATTGCGCCGTCATTGCCGCGACGCCATCGCCCAAGGCATCGACTGGCAGGCACCACTGGATACGGTGCGCGCGCATATCGGTCGGCTATGGAGTCAGGCAAGCGATGTGCAACGCCGGCAATTCGTGCGGCATGTGCGGCCGTGGTGGGAAAGTCATCATCATCGTTCGCCGCCGCTGAGTGCGGAGCTGGTCGAGCGTCTGCATCGCGAAGGGCGCCTGCGTATTCACGCCGCTTCCTATAAAGGTCTGGAGCCGGTGTCGGGTAGTGGTGTCGGCATTCGCGTCCGTCGTCGGGGCGAAAATCAAACACGCGTGGTGCAAGGCGCGGCGCTGATCAATTCCAGCGGTATCGAGTATGACTGGCGCCGAGTTGATCGGCCTTTGCCGCAGCAATTACTGGCCCGTGGGCTGGTGCAACCGGGGCCATTGGCGCTGGGGATTGCAGCGGCGGTAGACGGGGCGGTGCTGGATGCGCAGGGAAAGGTGTCACAACGACTGTTCGCGATGGGCCCGCCACTGAGAGGAATGTGGTGGGAAAGTACGGCGGTGACCGATGTCGCGTCGCAGGCCAAGGCCTTGGCGGCGCGCTTGGTGGCTCAATAG
- a CDS encoding Na+/H+ antiporter subunit E yields the protein MKRLFPAPWLSLALWLLWLVLNLSISPGNLLLGSALGFCAPLMMRKLRPQQIHIRRPGTILRLFLLVGRDVVVSNLQVAWGVLNAGRRPPRSRFIKVPLDLRDANGLAALSMICTVVPGTVWSELALDRSILLLHVWDLDDEAQFIQHFKVTYERPLMEIFE from the coding sequence ATGAAGCGTCTGTTTCCTGCTCCGTGGTTGTCGCTGGCGTTGTGGCTGCTGTGGCTGGTGCTGAACCTGTCGATCAGCCCTGGCAACCTGTTGCTGGGGTCAGCGCTGGGTTTCTGCGCGCCGCTGATGATGCGCAAACTGCGACCTCAACAAATCCACATCCGCCGCCCGGGCACGATCCTGCGATTGTTTCTGCTGGTCGGGCGTGACGTGGTCGTCTCCAACCTTCAGGTAGCCTGGGGCGTACTGAATGCCGGTCGCCGCCCGCCCCGCTCACGCTTCATCAAGGTGCCGCTGGATCTGCGCGATGCCAACGGCCTGGCGGCGCTGTCGATGATCTGCACGGTAGTGCCCGGTACGGTGTGGTCGGAACTGGCGCTGGATCGCAGCATTCTGTTGCTGCACGTCTGGGATCTGGATGACGAGGCGCAATTCATCCAGCACTTCAAGGTCACTTACGAGCGGCCGTTGATGGAGATTTTCGAATGA
- a CDS encoding monovalent cation/H+ antiporter subunit A, producing MSLIVLLLLPFVGSCLAAVLPHNARNAESLLAGLVALIGTVQVALLFPQIAHGGVIREEFMWLPSLGLNFVLRMDGFAWLFSMLVLGIGTLVSLYARYYMSPDDPVPRFFAFFLAFMGAMLGLVISGNLIQIVFFWELTSLFSFLLIGYWHHRHDARRGAYMALMVTGAGGLCLLAGVMILGHVVGSYDLDKVLAAGDLIRAHALYPILLPLILIGALSKSAQFPFHFWLPHAMAAPTPVSAYLHSATMVKAGVFLLARLWPSLSGSEEWFYIVSGAGAATLLLGAYCAMFQNDLKGLLAYSTISHLGLITLLLGLNSPLAAVAAVFHILNHATFKASLFMAAGIIDHESGTRDIRKLNGLFKLIPFTATLAMVASASMAGVPLLNGFLSKEMFFAETVFINATAWVEAALPIVATIAGTFSVAYSLRFTVDVFFGPTATDLPHTPHEPPRWMRAPVELLVFTCLLVGIFPAQVVGPLLAAAALPVVGGVLPEYSLAIWHGLNAPMIMSLIAMSGGIVVYLLLRNQLKRGRFKFPPLVGRFNGKRLFERSLVAMMRLARRLERRIGTKRLQTQLFLMVLAAVLAGLIPMLHSSLSWGDRPKIPGSIVFVTLWLLAIACALGAAWQAKYHRLAALTMVSVCGLMTCVTFVWFSAPDLALTQLVVEVVTTVLILLGLRWLPRRIEEVSPLPSSLRKARVRRLRDLLLSIAVGGGMALLSYAMLTRQTPNDISSFYLSRALPEGGGSNVVNVMLVDFRGFDTLGEITVLVAVALTVFALLRRFRPPKESLQLPAQQRLLAPDVVTDLVNPRSASDTALGFMMVPAVLVRLLLPIALVVSFYLFLRGHNQPGGGFVAGLVMSVAFILQYMVAGTQWVEAQMSLRPLRWMGTGLLFATVTGLGAMLAGYPFLTTHTWHFSVPVLGDIHIASALFFDIGVYAVVVGSTLLILTALAHQSVRGHKTAAIKGAV from the coding sequence ATGTCCCTGATAGTTCTACTGCTTCTGCCTTTTGTGGGCAGCTGTCTGGCAGCCGTGCTGCCGCACAACGCACGTAACGCCGAATCCCTGCTGGCAGGCCTGGTCGCTTTGATCGGTACTGTCCAGGTCGCCTTGCTGTTCCCGCAAATCGCCCATGGCGGCGTGATCCGTGAGGAGTTTATGTGGCTGCCCAGCCTGGGCCTGAACTTCGTCCTGCGCATGGACGGCTTCGCCTGGCTGTTCTCGATGCTGGTACTGGGCATCGGCACCCTCGTTTCCTTGTATGCCCGTTATTACATGTCGCCGGATGACCCGGTGCCGCGTTTCTTCGCGTTCTTTCTGGCGTTCATGGGCGCCATGCTCGGGTTGGTGATTTCGGGCAACCTGATCCAGATCGTGTTTTTCTGGGAGCTGACCAGCCTCTTCTCGTTCCTGCTGATCGGCTACTGGCACCACCGCCACGACGCACGGCGCGGCGCCTATATGGCGCTGATGGTCACCGGCGCCGGGGGGTTGTGCCTGCTGGCGGGGGTCATGATCCTCGGCCATGTGGTCGGCAGCTATGACCTGGACAAGGTCCTGGCCGCCGGCGATCTGATTCGCGCACATGCCCTCTACCCTATTCTGCTTCCCCTCATTCTCATCGGCGCCCTCAGCAAAAGCGCCCAGTTCCCCTTCCACTTCTGGCTGCCCCACGCCATGGCGGCGCCGACACCGGTTTCGGCCTATCTGCACTCGGCGACCATGGTCAAGGCCGGGGTCTTCCTGCTCGCGCGGTTATGGCCGTCGCTGTCCGGCAGTGAGGAATGGTTCTACATAGTCAGCGGCGCCGGCGCCGCCACGCTGTTGCTCGGCGCGTACTGCGCGATGTTCCAGAACGACCTCAAGGGTTTGCTGGCCTATTCGACCATCAGCCACCTCGGCCTGATCACGCTGCTGCTGGGCCTGAACAGTCCGCTGGCAGCGGTCGCGGCGGTGTTTCACATTCTCAACCACGCGACCTTCAAGGCTTCGCTGTTCATGGCCGCCGGGATCATCGACCACGAAAGTGGCACCCGCGACATTCGCAAACTCAACGGCCTGTTCAAACTGATTCCGTTCACCGCCACCCTGGCAATGGTCGCCAGTGCGTCCATGGCCGGCGTGCCGCTGCTCAACGGTTTCCTGTCGAAAGAAATGTTCTTCGCCGAAACCGTGTTCATCAACGCCACCGCCTGGGTGGAAGCCGCACTACCCATCGTGGCGACCATCGCCGGCACGTTCAGCGTGGCCTACTCGCTGCGCTTCACCGTTGATGTGTTCTTCGGCCCTACTGCCACCGATCTGCCGCACACCCCGCACGAACCGCCGCGCTGGATGCGTGCACCGGTGGAACTGCTGGTGTTCACGTGTTTGCTGGTGGGGATTTTCCCGGCCCAAGTTGTAGGCCCGTTGCTGGCCGCTGCCGCCTTGCCGGTGGTGGGTGGCGTGCTGCCCGAATACAGTCTGGCGATCTGGCACGGCCTCAACGCACCGATGATCATGAGTTTGATCGCCATGTCCGGCGGCATCGTGGTCTATCTGCTGCTGCGTAATCAGCTCAAGCGTGGCCGCTTCAAGTTCCCGCCGCTGGTGGGTCGTTTCAACGGCAAGCGCCTGTTCGAACGCAGTCTGGTGGCAATGATGCGCCTGGCCCGACGGCTGGAGCGACGGATCGGCACCAAACGCCTGCAAACGCAACTGTTCCTGATGGTATTGGCGGCGGTACTCGCCGGCCTGATCCCGATGCTGCACAGCAGCCTGAGCTGGGGCGACCGGCCGAAAATCCCCGGCTCCATCGTGTTCGTGACCCTGTGGCTGCTGGCAATCGCCTGCGCCCTCGGCGCCGCGTGGCAGGCCAAGTACCACCGTCTCGCCGCCCTGACCATGGTCAGCGTCTGTGGCCTGATGACCTGCGTGACCTTCGTCTGGTTCTCGGCACCTGACCTGGCCCTGACGCAACTGGTGGTCGAAGTGGTGACTACGGTGCTGATCCTGCTGGGCCTGCGCTGGCTGCCACGACGGATCGAAGAGGTTTCGCCACTGCCGAGCAGCCTGCGCAAGGCCCGTGTACGGCGTCTGCGCGACTTGCTGCTGTCGATTGCCGTCGGCGGCGGCATGGCGCTGCTGTCCTACGCGATGCTGACCCGGCAGACCCCGAACGACATTTCCTCGTTCTACCTGAGCCGCGCCCTGCCTGAAGGCGGCGGCAGCAACGTGGTCAACGTGATGCTGGTGGATTTCCGTGGTTTCGACACCCTCGGCGAAATCACCGTGCTGGTGGCCGTGGCGTTGACCGTGTTCGCCCTGCTGCGACGCTTCCGCCCACCGAAAGAAAGCCTGCAACTGCCAGCCCAGCAACGCCTGTTGGCGCCGGACGTGGTCACCGATCTGGTCAACCCGCGTTCGGCCAGCGACACCGCCCTGGGCTTCATGATGGTGCCGGCGGTGCTGGTGCGCCTGTTGCTGCCGATTGCGCTGGTGGTGTCGTTCTACCTGTTCCTGCGCGGGCACAACCAACCGGGCGGCGGGTTTGTCGCCGGTCTGGTGATGTCGGTGGCGTTCATCCTGCAATACATGGTCGCCGGCACCCAATGGGTCGAGGCGCAAATGAGTCTGCGACCGCTGCGCTGGATGGGTACGGGATTGCTGTTCGCCACGGTCACCGGTCTAGGCGCGATGCTGGCGGGTTATCCGTTCCTCACCACGCACACCTGGCATTTCAGCGTGCCAGTGCTGGGTGACATCCATATCGCCAGCGCCCTGTTTTTCGACATCGGCGTGTACGCAGTGGTGGTCGGCTCGACGTTGTTGATCCTCACCGCCCTCGCCCACCAATCGGTCCGGGGTCACAAAACCGCCGCCATCAAGGGAGCCGTCTGA
- a CDS encoding DMT family transporter: protein MTSANSPQTPLRFSRFSKAECVLVLITMLWGGTFLLVQHAMTVSGPMFFVGLRFAAAASIVAMFSWKHLRELTLFELKAGAFIGVAIMLGYGLQTVGLQSIPSSQSAFITALYVPFVPLLQWLVLGRRPGLMPSIGIMLAFTGLMLLSGPSGASLNFSPGEIATLISAIAIAAEIILISNYAGQVDVRRVTVVQLATTSALAFLMVVPTGEALPDFSWLLLSTALGLGAMSAAIQVAMNWAQKSVSPTRATLIYAGEPVWAGIVGRIAGERLPAIALVGAGLIVAAVIVSELKTKGKTASDLEEDLSRETEH from the coding sequence ATGACGTCAGCCAACTCCCCCCAAACTCCCCTGCGGTTTTCCCGGTTCAGCAAAGCCGAATGCGTACTCGTGCTGATCACCATGCTTTGGGGCGGCACCTTCCTGCTGGTGCAGCACGCCATGACCGTCAGCGGCCCGATGTTTTTCGTCGGTCTGCGCTTTGCCGCAGCGGCGAGCATCGTGGCGATGTTTTCGTGGAAGCACCTGCGTGAACTCACCTTGTTCGAACTCAAGGCCGGCGCCTTTATCGGCGTGGCGATCATGCTCGGCTATGGCTTGCAGACTGTCGGATTGCAGAGCATCCCGAGCAGTCAGTCGGCGTTCATCACCGCGTTGTACGTGCCGTTTGTACCTTTGCTGCAATGGCTGGTGCTCGGTCGTCGTCCCGGGTTGATGCCGAGCATCGGGATCATGCTGGCGTTTACCGGGTTGATGTTGCTGTCGGGGCCGTCCGGCGCTTCGTTGAATTTCAGTCCCGGTGAAATCGCCACGCTGATCAGCGCCATCGCCATCGCAGCCGAAATCATCCTGATCAGTAACTATGCCGGGCAGGTCGATGTGCGCCGGGTAACCGTGGTGCAACTGGCAACGACCTCCGCGCTGGCGTTTTTGATGGTGGTGCCGACCGGTGAAGCGCTTCCGGATTTCTCGTGGCTGCTGCTGAGCACCGCCCTGGGCCTGGGTGCAATGAGTGCGGCGATTCAGGTGGCGATGAACTGGGCGCAGAAAAGTGTTTCGCCGACCCGCGCGACCTTGATTTACGCCGGTGAGCCGGTATGGGCCGGTATCGTCGGTCGCATTGCGGGTGAGCGCCTGCCAGCGATTGCACTGGTGGGCGCCGGACTGATTGTGGCGGCAGTGATCGTCAGTGAATTAAAGACCAAGGGCAAAACCGCGTCGGACCTCGAAGAAGATCTGAGCCGCGAAACCGAGCACTGA
- a CDS encoding Na+/H+ antiporter subunit C, whose amino-acid sequence MEEVIAIAIGVLAASGVWLILRPRTFQVVMGLCLLSYGVNLFIFSMGSLFIGKEPNIKDGVPQDLLNYTDPLPQALVLTAIVISFAMTALFLVVLLASRGLTGTDHVDGREPKE is encoded by the coding sequence ATGGAAGAAGTCATCGCAATCGCCATCGGAGTGCTCGCTGCCTCCGGCGTCTGGCTGATCCTGCGTCCACGGACGTTCCAGGTGGTCATGGGCCTGTGCCTGCTGTCCTACGGCGTCAACCTGTTCATCTTCAGTATGGGTAGCCTGTTCATCGGCAAGGAGCCCAACATCAAGGACGGCGTGCCGCAGGACCTGCTCAATTACACCGACCCGCTGCCTCAGGCACTGGTGCTGACGGCCATCGTCATCAGCTTCGCCATGACCGCGCTGTTCCTGGTGGTGCTGCTGGCTTCACGGGGCCTGACCGGCACCGACCATGTGGACGGCCGGGAGCCCAAGGAATGA
- a CDS encoding helix-turn-helix domain-containing protein, producing the protein MHKDSVQRASVLQHVSQNVRRLRHAADMSQTALAEKSGVSRRMLVAIEAGEKNVSLTTLDRVAEALEVAFSDLIQAPDNRDPGRINELAWAGSIPGSKAVLLSKANATHAVEQWEWCLQPCEVYPSQPDADGWSEQIFVFEGCLTLMLGDQPQHIAAGEFFMFASNQPHTYRNDGEVAARFVRNVVI; encoded by the coding sequence GTGCACAAAGATTCTGTACAACGGGCTTCGGTCCTGCAACACGTCAGCCAGAACGTCCGACGCCTGCGCCACGCCGCCGACATGAGCCAGACGGCGCTGGCGGAAAAGTCCGGGGTCAGCCGGCGGATGCTGGTGGCCATCGAGGCCGGAGAGAAGAATGTCAGCCTGACCACCCTCGACCGCGTCGCCGAAGCCCTCGAAGTGGCCTTCAGCGATCTGATCCAGGCCCCGGACAACCGCGATCCGGGCCGTATCAACGAACTGGCCTGGGCCGGCAGCATTCCCGGCAGCAAAGCCGTGTTACTGTCCAAGGCCAACGCCACCCACGCGGTGGAGCAGTGGGAATGGTGCCTGCAACCGTGCGAGGTCTATCCCTCGCAACCGGACGCCGACGGCTGGAGCGAGCAGATTTTCGTGTTTGAAGGCTGCCTGACTCTGATGCTCGGCGATCAACCCCAACACATCGCGGCGGGGGAGTTTTTCATGTTCGCCAGCAACCAGCCGCACACCTATCGCAATGATGGGGAAGTGGCCGCGCGGTTCGTGCGCAACGTGGTGATCTGA